ACACGACCGCGACAGGATGTCGCGcctaaagaaatacaatacgaAATTAATCCGCGTAATATCCGGACTGCGTGTCGGAAGATCAGGTGAACCATAGCTAGGCATTTAACATAAACAGTCCGTAAGATATCCATTTCACGTTGGCGACGAGATGTCGCGCccaagaaataattaagattgatAAACCGGCGAGATATTTGGTAGTGAAAGCGATCCTAGCCGAAAAATATTCCGGATCAAATGATCGACGAAATCCTAGATGAGATATCTCCAATAAACATCCGCACACGTGCAAACGGTCTCACGCGCCTTATCAGCGGCCCCCGAAACTCGGTTCCCGCCAAGCCGCCGAATCACTCCCACTCTTACCGACTCTTGCGCTTCGCGCGTTCCCTACTCCGGAGCGCTAGCAGCCGCTGAGCGCAGCGCCGATTTTGCTCGATCCCTTTGTCCGCGCCCTATTTAAATCCGCGCACAGAGGCCGgatcattcattcattcattcattattttttcgacaCTCGTTCAGCATACTTATTAGTTCAGTCACTAGTTCTCGGTCACGCGTCACTCTTCAATCTTCAAGTTATCTGCAACCTCTCTTGTATAGTTTCGCGATCAACTCATTGTCAATTAAGTTAACCAGTGCGTGCTCCGACAGACTGCCATCATCGACATATCTCTGCGACCACCTTCAACCGTCAACGTACATCAACCATTTAATTGGACCGAGCTATTACTTCAAACTATATTATAACTCGTGAGTactgattaattattgtttactttCGCTCCCTAGAATATTTTCCGAAATTGAACTGTGCCATATTGTAAGGAATCCTTTCGATAAGGATTAATTGTCGATCCACTtccaaataattatgaaacaaCTCCTCTAGGTACaaccctctcccctcccttgTGCCGCGATGAATTCTACAACACCTAAAGTGAGTAGGCTCAATGATTGAAATATCGTCGATGAAATTAGAAAAGCCGGTATATTCGTGCTCAACAAAACCATAGATTCCGCTAGCGAGCATTCTATTGCTTGCCAGCGATATAAGTGAACAAAACCGTAGATTCCGCTAGCGAGCATTCTATCGCTTGCCAGCGATATAAGTTAGTTAATTATTCACAAGCACGAATATACTCGACGGCCCTAATTTCCTTTGACGCAGAAAAATGCTTAACTAAGCGTTCAATCGCTTAACCAAGCGTTTATTTGTAGACCATCAAGAAGAATCGCCACCGCgctggaaaaaggaaaagggaaaagatCCTTAGAGCTCAACAAAAAGCCCTAGAGCGGGCTTTCGAGGAAATTGAGAATTTCGTGGGCTACCCGCTGGAACACACCCCCCTTCCTCCTCCAGTCACAGACGCTCCGCCAGGAAGAGCAATCTCTTCCATTGATTTGTTCCAAGAAGACACCGTCCCTCTGGAAAATTATAACCAGTTAACGTCCAACGCGCCTGAAATAATTACACTCAGCGATTCTAACGACGATCCCCCAGAGCTAGAGCCTTTAGATCCAACAGCAGAATATAATAGCGATACAGTAGCACAAATCATTATATTTCCGCCCGAAAATTAAgcgatatttgtaataaatactatacattgttttattaataaatatatacatatatacgtccAGATTTCTTATACTTAATCTTAAGGTCACACTAACCAAACCCCACAAGGTTTTCCATCGGCAACAAGCTCTCGCCATACCCGGGTAGAGTCCGTGTAAGCGGGCTGCCCGAAATTTGAAAGAAGAGCTCCCGCGTCGGTCAGGCGACGCACACATTGAGAAGAAATATCCCTAGACCCGGACGTTACAAGGCACCTTTATACTGTGGTTACGTCTTAAGGTGCGGTCCCAtggctctagtttacaccgagcacttggtacgcgtatcaagtagtgaatttaagctgatcagccaatgattaaacacattcactagttatttactatttgataccaAGTGCTTGGTGTAAACTAGTAGATGGACTGATATTTTCTGCGTAACGCGTATTGCGTAACCAATAAATTTACACGATTGACATTTCTATTGGAACATTCTAAAAGAATAAACGATATGATTGGTTACGCAATACCCGTTACGCGGAAAATACGTGTCATGGGAATCTAGCCTTACGAAAACCGTATATCATAGGCCTTAATGGCGTTTGGAAGTCTAGACAAAaacgaattaaatatatttacatggcTCCAAAAGAAAATGGAGGCTCTCTGGTGGGGTGTGCTTTGTGGATTCCTCGATTAATATCCgataatatgaatataaattaaatggaCCAACAAGCTCATTCACGGCAGAAACTTATGCATTAATAAAAGCAATAGAAGTTAGCATGAAAAATAAGTGGAAATTCCTTAACATATGCATTGACTCTAAGAATAACCTGGACTTATTGACCTCCCCTggtggaaaaatttttcagaattttttagatttttctcaaaattttttagatttttctcagaatttctgataatttttccgatttttttaagaattggaacgtttctcagaaaaacttagatgaaaaatgaaaaattctgattaattcagagaatttttgaatatttctaaatatttctaaaaaaattctgagaatTAATGCATTTCATGTATCATAATGAtacattataacataattataataaaaaaaatatatatatttacgttgtttctcaacaagcatcgttaTCCCCACTACCATAGTCACATCTGGCATTGCCTAACTtctgcggtcacccatccaactctgaaccgccgtcgatattccttgacttcgaagatcgtacgcaacctagcACTTCGCGATGACCCATAAACACTTGATGCTCCTGAATACATGTTTGTTATAGATTAGCCTAATAAATTTCAGAAACATAAAacgtatagttaaataatatttataaataaatataaatctagttttttttactgatttttacatatgcaaaataacatgtggaataacttataaaaatatgtttttgttatgttcatttgataaagctaaattatatctcagacacaatatttataaaatatttacaaaatatttataatatttatttgaatattttataaatatttgtccaaatattttatgaatatttttgtggttttAGATTTATcagatcataaagatttatcacaaatataaaaatgtttatgaaatatttataaatatttacaaaatattgtacaaatctttattttttatttaccataaatattgtataaaatatttagtctatattttaataatatgttgaatacagatttttttctttatgtactatatacaaaatatatttaaaatatttatataacattttttaaaaataattattaaaaaatatttataaatatttataaatatttataaatatttatcataaatattgtgtgctgtctaggataattctaaatattatagagattgataatgattaatatatataatctttagaattaatagttcttttatgttttgtttatatgtttatatgttgGATTATGttcatacaaattaataaaaaataaacgcataaaattcaaattaatatatttgttaaccGAGAAGCAGGATCGAATTAATACGTCATAATAACGTCACAGAATGACGGTGAGAAATAGGACCAAAATATTacgtcataaagacgtcattaaatAACGTCAATATGCCATCATTTAAATGTCATGGTCGCATTTTCATCATAGGATTATACCAATATGACCAAAatttgacgtcaaaatgacttgTCTTTGCTACCTAggatatttctcaaaaattttcatatttattacacaaattttgaaatattctgaGATTTCTTGTTCGgttatttctgaaaatatcttattattatttagaaattttcatttgtagaaatactacaatattatgagaatttttatttaattatttttgaaaaaatcgaaaaaattttttaaatttcttagaaattttcatatatacagaaattgaaataatctgAAAATTCTTATTCAatcatttcttaaaaaatctaaacaattcttaatattattcagaaatttttttccacagAATACTgcaatattttgagaattctcattcaataatttctgaaaaaaatttgaaaaattttttatatttctcagaaattatcatacataaaaatattgaaatattttaagaattgtaatataaagttcaaatacaacaaaaaaataatcacttttCGAACTAAAAGCCTAATAATATTAGGCGTTAGAATGATGTTATCTTCTTCGTAGTTCATTTCATTGGCAAGgacaaaaatattagtattaaggtgttttagtattaaaattaaggttGATCTAGAGGTTAAAGATGTAcgtcttttatacatataccttGAAGACCAATTCTAGAATTACTTTAAGATATCTATAaacatctttatatatttattactcaacatttaaaaagacattttaaattataatttagtagTTCATGTAGTAGTGAAACATTCGCCACAATACAATGTGCACACGCGTGCATCCGCAGTCGTGATGTAGTTCGCGGAATCGCCGCTATAGGCGACGACGCGATGCTGCCTTTCTCGTAATGAAATTTACATTCTGAGAGCTATATAAGATCACTTACGGTGATGGATTAAATTATGATAGCAATCGTAGTAAGCTCTCAACTCTCTTAGAGTctacgtaataaattttttgtattatccTGATGGAGAGAATTTCACGGGTCTTCGCACCTCTTCTCGGAGAAAGCTCTCTGAGCCTCCGCATAAATGtacaaacttttataaatgtctaaaaagAATTCTAGAAAAGGTCTTCAAGACgtataaaagacatctttaagatgtctcatatagattttttggatttctaaaagacatcttttagatttcttcaAGATGTTTTTTAGAcatcgccagatatctaaaagatatttcaAACTGTTGcataagacatcttttagatcgcgaaaagatatcttttcgtaaaaaatgcgagatatcgcaagatgtcttttagatttctaaaaaacattttttgtctaTAGGGGTTCTCATTTAgtcatttctgaaaaaatttgaaaaacttgTTATATTTCTCAGAAATTGTCATATATAAAGATGTTGAAATATTCTGAGAATTCCCATTTAgtcatttctaaaaaaatttgaaaaatttttaatatttttttagaatttttcaaaatttttcagaattttcagaaatatgaaagatgaaaaattctgaaaaaatttctgaaaagatGTGAGAAATTTTTCCACCAAGGTCCTCCTCTTtggacaataaaaataatcattaaaaattatacatttttatattttaacagaaGACTCAAGACAAAAGATAGCTGAGGCATCTCAACTGGGATTTTCTATTAGAGTTACATGGTGCCTAGCCCATAAGGGTATTCTAGGTAATGAAATAGCGAACCGAGTAGCAAAAGACGCGGCATTGATTGGTCAATACGTAGAGAGTAGCATTACTTTTAACGATATTTTGTCATCTTTTTGATCAATATATAAATCCATAGACgatgattttattaacaaaatgtagGCACTGGATTCTACTATACATGAACAATTTTTCTGATATTAAATAGAGAACAAACATGTATTCTTGGTCGATTGATAACAGGGTACGCTTATACTAAATactattaaagttaaatttggATTAATAGAATCACTTGAATGTGTTCATGCGGATTCCCCATCCAAGatattaatcatatattttggacctattcaaaattcaataacgagagagatatattaaggaacagattatttaaaaatgaagtCTATGCTCCATTCACCTTTGAAAGCATTATAGctattatagatataaatattgcaaaggctattattaaatttattaaaaactgcaatttaaaattgtaaaatcaaataaaataataaagattttagggatttataactttaacaaacttaattgtaatatgaaatagacctaaaaaatatatcaagatattcttctttaaataaaacataaatcaaAGCTATATCTAATACTGGCATAGATTAaaacagtaaataaaatataattaagaataagaaCTTGTCGAGTTTTCTGCCGGGGACTTGTCTTGTAGGTCAACTGCGAGGAAGCCAAGATCACCTTAACCTGGTGACCAAAGAAAAACCATCAAAGGAAATATCCTATAACTAATAAGAATTGACCCACTATAAGCATCAAGGTGTGTGAAAGCCCAATAGCCACAGatctttaaaagatataatccGTGGTACTTTGTCCCTGGAGGGACGGAAATCCAAACGGGCTACAAGAATTCCGTTCCTAGATTTACTCTTGAgcaaaaaactttaaacgcgatCTCTGTTCGTAAGTCACGTACGTAGCAGAAAAATAaacacttttgttatataaatcaaatcCAAGCTATCTATTAAGcctatttagaaatcaatcaATTCAGTCATTGTTGAGAATTCGATAACTACGAATCTCGCAAACCGCGTCTTGCGTAAAGAGGCCTTGCGCGCGTATAtttggcgcgaggcactaccgtgcctcttgattATTCAGGCTGTGTTCCaaaattcactgccagtactgcaAATTTATAGTATGTGTAACGTggactatagattttcagtactagcagtgaattttggaacacagccaataatacattttgtttactgttattttttatcatgtattcaattaatttcaatttaaaaactaataacaaatatttcaatctttgagaaaagtatattttaagtattcaatataatttttatgcaattttgtttattcacAATAAAACTTTACATTATCTTGAATACTTAAagcactttttaaaaattaaaattttaattattttttaagtattccTATTCCAATCTAAAgaaaggcatgtaaagtcgattgctcgcatttctcgaagtttattgtcgcttttccgcgataccgattggttctcttgctgcgcttacttcgtgttgcaagagtagtAGTCGTTGCGACTGAATTTTAACAGCtgttaaatttgtatagatattatatctatacaattatggttgatttatttttaaaaagtaaaaagtaaagtagcgtgcgcgtctgtggtgtctagttataacaacaaataaaagaataagtaAACAATAAACAGCTAATAAATAAGTGTTATTCATACATGTTGTATATGTCATgttaatacacattttttatataaaaaatgttaatatcgATACATTTCCTATTTCAAAATTTGGCAAAAACGAGTATAATACCTCCTTAATACtcctaataataaatttttaactaccatttaatttaactttttttcatcTGTTTACAAGTGTCCTTACATGTCCGCGCAAAACTATATGTGGTCAACACTTAACAATACAATAGTGATCATTTATAATAGCTCTGAGGTTTCTTTCGTTATTTTGTTACAGATACTTCAGATTCACATGTGTAATTGAAGGGAGTAATTAATGTCCAATTAAAATTCCGCccatttttctgtaattttaacAGATTCATCAACATCATCGTTTACAATTACAGAATATGTGTGTGAAGTATCCCATTTATTTGATCTTTGCTTATCGAATAAATCTTCTGATTCCAGATCTTTTGAAGATTCTGTGATATTTGCAACTCGGGGTAAAGACAAATTTCGTCCGTACAGCTTCAAATCCTTTGGGTCATAATTATATGAGTTGCATAAAATAGGTACATCACAAAACTGACACTGAGGTTCTTCGTACATGTCTTCCAAGCATGGATGAAAAATTTGGCCACACATTGGACAGACACGATAGTCCAGCAATGTTATTTGCAATAATGTTGTGCAACATCGAGATAACTTGTGACCCCGCGGACATGATCTGGCATGCCATGTATCATTTATCACTTCGCCACACAAATTACACTTCTCAATTTGATTTGGATAAAACGTAATCATGTTCAATATTTTCGAAACACGTCGATTTATGTCTTCGTTGTTTGTATCCTCGTCTGTCAGCATGTATTTCCTATTCCCTTGgtatatttctaaatactGTCTTAATAGAAACGTAGCAAATATCTCATCCTCTGATAGCATGTACTTCTTTGTCGAATTTTCAAGATACATACAAGCGGaatgtaaaaagattaatgGAAGCGCTTTCATATTACACTCTTTTATGTGGTCCATATTCGACATTGGCTTCTTTGTCGTGCACACATTCGTCATTACTGTCATCCACATTGATATTTGTAGTTTGTAGAGCGACAATGATTCAAGATTTTTCGGAATTGGACAAAGTACCATACATGGATCTTGTGCCTTGACAGCTTTTAATCTGAGGATTTCCATACAATCCCAGACGCTTCCGAGATTCGCGCTGTTATTAATAATGGTTAATGGATCATAGCAAGTTGCACCTCTCAAAGTAAATATATGCATTATAGTTGGTTCCCTCATTACCAAATGATCATATACTGCATTTGggctaattatatttacaaatattactttattcgGCGAATGAGCGAGTCCTAAATATTGAACGCATGTCTTTGGCAAATgacttttaatattgatattaattaaatcattcgACTGTATatcaataatgaaaatatgacTGTCCTGTGTAGTGATCAAAAATTGCTGTGTAACAATAGGAATTACacctaaaataatatataacaataaatatatttcatattcataatatatttcaaagattaatttaaaaaaatgtttataggatacatttgaaaatattaaagaatcttttctcttttcacacagaaaaattaagctatttttacaaatttttatttgaaaaacttaTACAATGAATCAATTTCAAGTTTGGTATGTTTAATCTATGTATTCTCAACaatatgtgaaataaattgaaagatCTTAATTGGTttttaaagtacaaaataaagatacttCTGAAAAAGCTTCAAATAtgatatctcaaaaactattaaatcAATTGACTTCTACCAtgactttatatatatatatttatatataaagtttagagctttaaaattatcgaaatttaaaacaagtattttttctccctgtaaaagcagttttttaaatacacaatattaattttagagcAATCCTAATTTGccagttttcaattttttcgtaaaatcAAATAGTTTTATGCTTggaataaacatattaaagatatattaaaatcaaagttaattgatgtaataattttttaaatattgtttgtatttgtttaaaagtatctcattattcaatatacaaatgtttcaatcataaatattaatccttTTCAGTATACAATGTTCAAAATAGCCATGTGAAAACAATTTGAtcttttaaactaattaatatttttacaatttttattttacacattaaaaatatatagaatatacatgcaaaatttgaaattgatcCACTGCtacaatttgcaaaaataaattcataaaaataatttttttatatatattgaaataaagaaagccTTTTAATTACAAGTTTCAACTTTTAGAGATGCTTACCTGTAATGGTATATCCTTGTACACACAACTGTCGCTTACTTTTCAATTCTCCTGCCAAATTTACACATAGTAACAAGAGAAAGGAACCTTTGACAGCAAGAATCTTTATATCCGTTTTATCTTGGGGaattatgtacaaataattaacagCTATACGATCAGGATTGGTATACTTTTCTACCAATGCTATTTGCagattattatctttatctatTAACTTTACACCACATATTTTACCATCGGAACATCCAACAACAATTAGATGTTTATTTACATCAACAGTGATccaatataatacattaactCTCGACGTGATAATTAAATCTATTACCCCTACAAATGTAGGTTGCAAGCTTTctgtaaaatttgatattctgGGAACCttccaaattaatatttcattgctAGAGTAGGCTAcagaaaaatatgcaaaagatGTATCCCCTATTTTGAAAAGTTCACTCCATGTTATCGAACAAGCCTGTAATTTCTTCATGCTTTCAGCTATTCTTGCATACTGGTCattcgtttttttataaagattattcTTATTTAGACTAGCTTTGATTTCCTCTTGCACAAACTTCAACCGGAAGGACGAAACATCCCATATAGAGTACCAATTGTTAGAAACTTTATGCAATAATTCAACTGCACCTGCTGAGTTTAAGATTGCTAACACGCATTGATTAGGAGAGATCAAATTTTTTGGCGACCATGCCGTCTTTATTATCCTGGGAAACTTTTCTGTTATTCCATCCAATTTCGGTGTAATGACATCATCCATGAGAAGTGGATAAATCTCTTCGCGTCCTAGATTCCATATCAAAGAGCTCATCTCGTCTATAAATTCACACGCTGGCAAGGTGTcagaagaatatataaaagaacgGGCAAATTTTAATGTTGGATTTGGTGACATAGGCGATGGTATCAGCTCCTACAAATAAAGCAATATCAGGTTAGATTATGAAATCATTTTTCACTTAGCCAGTTTTgcattttgcatttatatgaaaatattaaaaatatacagataatgtaaaataaatgaataaaattcaaagatAGTGTtaaattgcagaaattatttatccttcgatattttttatataaacacaacaCTATACGAGATTCTTTCGaaacaatgcaaaaaaaatgcGTAACTTACGAGTACGTGAACCCCCTTCTCTGTAATTATCGAAATCTGATTATCAGGTGACCATTGTATCGCAAACGGACTAGTTACcaatggaaaaatattaatgttataaagttCTTCCGTTTCCATCACATGCGAATGCGAAGATTAGAACTAAATATGGACCGGCAATTGCCTAGGACGGAATTCAtaggcctagtttacatcgtgcatttgatacgcgtatcaaatagtaaataactagtgaatgtgtttaatcattggctgatcagcttaaattcactacttgatacgcgtatcaaatgcacgatgtaaactaagccatagaccgatcttaagttcaagaattgtcttaagtcttgtggtctgttctttctagctgcactgttgcactggtgcaataagttaaagtaagacaagtatattttttctcattctaacttattgcaccagtgcaacagtgcagctagaaagaacagaccatagaggtgcgttccgtttcacgcataggcctagtttacatcgtgcatttgatacgcgtatcaagtagtgaatttaagctgatcagccaatgattaaacacattcactagttatttactatttgatacgcgtatcaaatgcacgatgtaaactaggccataGACCGCATGAGCCGACACGCATGAACGCATCGCATGAGCGCATGAGTCCGTTCCATAGCTAAGGCCGAAATCACATGGTGcggaatagaacgtgcgtcatagaagcagccaatcagagcTTTGCCGCAATGTCTACAATCTTTTCTGCATGCGTTCGCGTCATTGGCGTCGTTGCGTCATAGAATTTGTAGCAATTGTAGCCATTAGAGAtactatggccggtattcatagtcggatcttatatttaagatcatcttaagtactgtcttaagatgccatcaaccaatcacagagccgtattagcatcttaagacattgcttgagacgatcttgaaataagatttgactatgaataccggcctatggccggaattcatagtcgaatcttattcaagttccagcttaagcacgatcttgagacgtcaatgctgttatttcattggttaagtaagtctcaagtcggctcgaagctagacttaagacaatgcttgagcttaagatcggtctatgaatccccTCCTATGacagagattcgccaatgcgttaacgatttctgattggctcccgtcgcttggggtataaccggaagtatgagagagaaagatagatataacTGACAGAGAAAGCTTAGCCGACCTAACCTGTCAcctgtcaaaagaaaacagagtgtctatggccggtattcataattcatagtcgaatcttatttaaagatcgtctcaagcaatgtcttaagatgctaatacgactctgtgattggctgatggcatcttaagacagtacttaagataatcttaaatatgagatccgactatgaataccggcttACGTGTCTaccaaatagaatataaaatcagagaAACCTGAggttgcacatatttttctaaatacaatgcttaaattatatttataatacataatgtgtatataaacataatatgtatttatataataatatataatttcttaataatcaatttatattacttaaccTTACATgggaaaattaatgaaatatgcctaaaccttttttttaatatattgtgttttaatatttattttgttcacgattattaaatatcaataactacaaataaaaatatatatatatacccagtgaacacattttatagcggcaatataacatggaagttacatgtaatttaacattgttatttttg
This genomic stretch from Monomorium pharaonis isolate MP-MQ-018 chromosome 4, ASM1337386v2, whole genome shotgun sequence harbors:
- the LOC105836296 gene encoding uncharacterized protein LOC105836296 translates to METEELYNINIFPLVTSPFAIQWSPDNQISIITEKGVHVLELIPSPMSPNPTLKFARSFIYSSDTLPACEFIDEMSSLIWNLGREEIYPLLMDDVITPKLDGITEKFPRIIKTAWSPKNLISPNQCVLAILNSAGAVELLHKVSNNWYSIWDVSSFRLKFVQEEIKASLNKNNLYKKTNDQYARIAESMKKLQACSITWSELFKIGDTSFAYFSVAYSSNEILIWKVPRISNFTESLQPTFVGVIDLIITSRVNVLYWITVDVNKHLIVVGCSDGKICGVKLIDKDNNLQIALVEKYTNPDRIAVNYLYIIPQDKTDIKILAVKGSFLLLLCVNLAGELKSKRQLCVQGYTITGVIPIVTQQFLITTQDSHIFIIDIQSNDLININIKSHLPKTCVQYLGLAHSPNKVIFVNIISPNAVYDHLVMREPTIMHIFTLRGATCYDPLTIINNSANLGSVWDCMEILRLKAVKAQDPCMVLCPIPKNLESLSLYKLQISMWMTVMTNVCTTKKPMSNMDHIKECNMKALPLIFLHSACMYLENSTKKYMLSEDEIFATFLLRQYLEIYQGNRKYMLTDEDTNNEDINRRVSKILNMITFYPNQIEKCNLCGEVINDTWHARSCPRGHKLSRCCTTLLQITLLDYRVCPMCGQIFHPCLEDMYEEPQCQFCDVPILCNSYNYDPKDLKLYGRNLSLPRVANITESSKDLESEDLFDKQRSNKWDTSHTYSVIVNDDVDESVKITEKWAEF